In Parcubacteria group bacterium, the following are encoded in one genomic region:
- a CDS encoding GIY-YIG nuclease family protein produces the protein MQMMSNNNIKKLSSNSGVYIFKDKTGIILYIGKATNLKNRVSSYFNGRIENRPVQYAISQIAKIETRETDSVLEALILEANLIKKYQPKYNVDLKDDKSFSYAVITKEKFPRILIFRRTDLEKNKNIIKYNYGPYTSKKQLEIALKIIRKIFPYHSLRQQTEKGCLDYQIGLCPGPHAGAISRKEYLKNIRNIKMILEGKKKSLVKKMEKEMQDFSKKYEFEKAGEIRNKIFALNHIRDIALISKDEQLSAISNQSLNIRLEAYDISNISGQYAVGSMVVFKNNEPDKSQYRKFKIKTVSSADDVGMMKEVLMRRFNNNWPKPDLILLDGGQGHLSMYDKLARELKLEIPVIAVAKGPTRKISNFQFLISKQFPISKFSNDLKNIINDKNLLGRITSEAHRFAIAYHKKVRRKSFI, from the coding sequence ATGCAGATGATGTCGAATAATAATATTAAAAAACTTTCTTCTAATTCTGGCGTTTATATTTTCAAAGATAAAACCGGAATAATTTTGTATATTGGCAAAGCGACTAACTTAAAAAACAGAGTCAGCTCTTATTTCAATGGAAGAATTGAAAATCGTCCGGTGCAATATGCTATTTCTCAAATTGCGAAAATTGAAACTAGAGAAACCGATTCGGTTTTGGAAGCGTTGATTTTGGAGGCCAATTTAATCAAAAAATACCAGCCGAAATATAATGTTGATTTAAAAGATGACAAATCGTTCAGTTATGCGGTAATTACCAAAGAAAAATTTCCCAGAATTTTAATTTTTCGAAGAACCGATTTAGAAAAAAATAAGAATATTATCAAATATAATTATGGTCCGTACACTTCTAAAAAACAATTGGAAATTGCGCTTAAAATTATTCGCAAGATTTTCCCCTATCATTCGCTTAGACAACAAACGGAAAAAGGCTGTCTAGACTACCAAATTGGACTTTGCCCGGGACCGCACGCTGGAGCGATTTCCCGAAAAGAATATCTCAAAAATATCCGAAATATTAAAATGATATTGGAAGGAAAGAAAAAAAGTTTGGTTAAAAAAATGGAAAAAGAGATGCAAGATTTTTCTAAAAAGTATGAGTTCGAAAAGGCGGGGGAAATCAGGAATAAAATATTTGCTTTGAATCATATTCGCGATATTGCGCTAATATCCAAAGATGAGCAGTTATCAGCAATCAGCAATCAGTCATTAAATATTCGCCTCGAAGCCTATGATATTTCTAATATTTCCGGACAATACGCGGTCGGATCGATGGTAGTTTTTAAAAACAATGAACCGGACAAATCGCAGTATCGAAAATTCAAGATAAAAACTGTTTCAAGCGCGGATGATGTGGGAATGATGAAGGAAGTTTTGATGCGAAGATTTAATAATAATTGGCCAAAACCGGATCTTATATTATTGGATGGAGGACAAGGACATCTTAGTATGTATGATAAATTAGCGCGCGAATTAAAACTGGAAATACCGGTAATTGCTGTCGCCAAAGGACCCACACGTAAAATTTCTAATTTCCAATTTCTAATTTCTAAACAATTTCCAATTTCCAAATTTTCAAATGATTTAAAAAATATTATAAATGATAAAAATCTTTTAGGAAGAATAACCAGCGAAGCGCATCGTTTTGCGATTGCTTATCATAAAAAAGTGAGAAGAAAAAGCTTTATTTAG